In Limisalsivibrio acetivorans, one genomic interval encodes:
- a CDS encoding helix-turn-helix domain-containing protein, which yields MAKVIVKEETPQPQKLTDATILGKFIRAARTNSSLTIHDTAAICGVSVSTMTKIENAKGDMKLSTVLKVCKMLGITLRIEA from the coding sequence ATGGCAAAGGTCATTGTAAAAGAAGAGACCCCACAGCCACAAAAGCTGACAGATGCAACGATACTGGGCAAATTTATCAGAGCGGCAAGAACTAACAGCTCCCTTACTATTCATGATACTGCGGCTATATGCGGAGTATCAGTAAGCACTATGACGAAGATAGAAAACGCTAAAGGGGATATGAAGTTAAGCACAGTCCTTAAGGTATGTAAAATGCTTGGAATAACGCTTAGGATCGAAGCATGA
- a CDS encoding DUF5131 family protein: protein MKLEVTSWNPFTGCTKISPACKNCYAEMFAQKLHKWGTAGYEDGFKFTVHPERLEKAVPLHRKKPTLYFINNMSDTFHEDARNEDIDQLIDLIKQAHWHNFYFLTKRSARMKAYFEKDAAPDNLWLGVTVEDRKHGLPRLKDLQETNGKHKHICCEPLLEDLGDIDLSGIELVVGGGESGPNARKTEQTWAESLVRQCETQNVHLYWKQWGKYAPDGTTGSKAKTGCKINGKTYLSFPDNLMPQLSELF, encoded by the coding sequence ATGAAATTAGAAGTCACATCCTGGAATCCGTTTACCGGCTGCACTAAGATTTCGCCAGCCTGCAAAAACTGCTATGCGGAAATGTTTGCGCAAAAGCTGCATAAATGGGGAACCGCCGGATATGAGGACGGATTTAAATTTACAGTCCATCCCGAGCGCCTGGAAAAAGCGGTGCCGCTGCACCGGAAAAAACCGACGCTCTACTTTATCAACAACATGAGTGATACCTTTCATGAAGACGCGCGTAATGAAGACATCGACCAACTGATTGACCTCATCAAACAGGCTCACTGGCACAACTTTTATTTCCTCACCAAACGCAGTGCTCGCATGAAAGCCTACTTTGAAAAGGACGCCGCGCCCGACAACCTGTGGCTCGGCGTAACCGTTGAAGACCGCAAACACGGCCTGCCACGACTCAAAGACCTGCAAGAAACCAACGGCAAACATAAGCATATCTGCTGCGAGCCCTTGCTAGAGGATCTCGGCGATATCGATCTATCGGGAATCGAACTGGTGGTCGGCGGAGGAGAGAGCGGCCCCAACGCACGTAAAACCGAACAGACCTGGGCGGAATCGCTGGTGCGTCAGTGCGAAACGCAGAACGTGCACCTCTACTGGAAGCAGTGGGGGAAATATGCCCCAGACGGCACCACCGGCTCCAAAGCCAAAACCGGATGCAAGATCAACGGCAAAACCTATCTCTCATTTCCCGATAACCTGATGCCGCAATTATCGGAGCTTTTTTAG
- a CDS encoding HipA domain-containing protein → MIGRLLLKLNGKDIGYLSHSAQEQSFELSLDDESIKLSPHVFSGAGSLSIQRFLMNLLPEGQGLEELSNLMHVSKSNIFGLIRAIGIETTGALTFHPETEHSESTSFREINIAELKERIAIRKEKSITIWDNKPRLSVAGVQEKLPIMINSDGKYGLGEGDLASTHILKFGQNPNEHMVLNEHICMTLASKLKLPAAQTELLRLGEPVLSVKRFDRNPADKRIDRLHVIDGCQMLDIPPHYKYERAYGDGRDVKDYRVGATLPKLFSSAEACSVPAAATRDILNWVLFNLIIGNCDAHGKNISWHYSKEGVHVAPFYDMLCVSIYGDKYNRNLAIAIGNTFNEKVYAYDLAEMCDSCGLQNRFVSRALMKLARETVLQLESLTNEMCLKSDEQDFAAELVSVIKSNAEWYIETAGELAAIR, encoded by the coding sequence ATGATAGGCAGGCTCCTCCTGAAGCTTAACGGTAAAGACATCGGTTATCTCTCCCACTCTGCTCAGGAGCAAAGCTTCGAATTGAGCCTGGATGATGAAAGTATCAAGCTGTCCCCACACGTGTTCAGTGGCGCAGGTTCTTTATCAATTCAGCGTTTTCTTATGAATCTTCTTCCAGAGGGACAGGGATTGGAGGAGCTTTCTAACCTTATGCACGTATCGAAGTCCAATATTTTCGGGCTTATCAGGGCTATTGGTATAGAAACCACAGGTGCCCTCACCTTCCACCCTGAAACAGAGCATTCTGAAAGTACTTCCTTCAGAGAGATCAATATTGCTGAACTAAAAGAAAGAATCGCTATAAGAAAAGAGAAGTCCATAACTATATGGGACAACAAGCCGAGGCTCTCCGTTGCTGGTGTTCAGGAAAAACTTCCTATTATGATCAACAGCGACGGGAAATACGGCCTTGGTGAAGGAGATCTAGCCTCGACACATATTCTCAAATTTGGGCAGAACCCCAATGAGCATATGGTTCTTAACGAACATATATGCATGACTCTTGCATCAAAGCTAAAGCTTCCAGCGGCCCAGACAGAATTATTGAGACTTGGCGAACCAGTGCTTTCTGTAAAGCGTTTTGACAGGAATCCCGCCGATAAAAGAATCGATAGACTGCATGTAATTGACGGCTGCCAGATGTTGGATATACCGCCCCATTATAAGTATGAAAGGGCATACGGTGACGGAAGAGACGTTAAGGATTACCGTGTGGGCGCAACGCTACCAAAGCTTTTCTCATCGGCGGAGGCATGCAGTGTGCCTGCCGCAGCAACAAGGGACATATTAAACTGGGTTCTTTTTAACCTGATAATCGGAAACTGTGATGCTCACGGCAAAAATATCTCCTGGCATTACAGCAAAGAGGGCGTACATGTTGCGCCGTTCTACGATATGCTTTGCGTATCCATTTACGGAGATAAATACAACCGTAACCTCGCCATAGCAATAGGCAACACCTTTAATGAAAAGGTCTATGCATATGACTTAGCTGAAATGTGCGATTCTTGCGGCCTACAGAACCGTTTTGTATCAAGGGCGTTAATGAAGCTCGCAAGGGAGACAGTTCTTCAGCTTGAGTCACTAACGAATGAGATGTGCCTAAAAAGTGATGAGCAGGACTTTGCGGCTGAGTTGGTCTCAGTAATAAAAAGCAACGCTGAATGGTATATTGAGACAGCCGGTGAGCTGGCTGCTATCCGGTGA
- a CDS encoding DUF1566 domain-containing protein — protein sequence MKKSNLWQFVIVIIITALTLSITACGGGGGGGSSSGGDDGGGGNDSITTYAISGQINGLQGILKISNNGSVLTLNEGDSDFQFSEKYPDGSSYNVTVDSQPSGYECTVTNGKGVIDSGNITNVYINCLSYSDKRVKLSENSTNLISSMDNDSIIFSGTTNELKGIQQGDVIVAQADKKAEYGVFRKVVSVSDVGGNVVVETEQALVTDVVQDGKFKSVEDISPDSLIETRYKNEKLKGKIKTRSVYGAEDYCNNKKTDYVTDFEDVEVSDGIFVSGCYGFSLKLEKELDIGFGRIKLFRLAYEVASANATEISITASSDTERITFEETLISYTFFTPLGYIPATTVVGIALSGSSDGEITLSAGVSRSNSNKIGFELKDGDINVIKENKADFNVYGPDLEGFSFIGSVGVGPELAYKIGGMVGPQIALTGYVGTEVDINQNPWWKILAGAKLTLDVVLSDPGLIPGLGFMDFGVDINLGSHTLVEKILKQSAGGYENIEYNVTASAGAGGSVSPPSKTVVEGETASFYVTPDTDYAINNDYVGGTCPEGSWSGSTYTTGSVNSDCSVEFYFNYVGITTYNVTASAGTGGSVSPSSITVEEDDTASFTVSADSGYTIDKYDVGGTCPSGSWNGSIYTTGSISSSCSVSFSFDVEVSAYSVTASAGVGGSVTPSYRAVVEGDTASFTVSANNGYTTDKNSVGGTCPFGSWSGSTYTTGAISSNCSISFSFNEDYDDSAERLVSNEAVADLSGSIESKKYFYIEVPENAIDLEFWTYGGTGDVDIYISHEVLPTLGDFDYRGYTDGNSEMVGIDNPEEGRWYLMLYGFASYSGVSAYAEYESRDVETEFTVTARVNNTGTVTPETAVVVEGERAEFVLVPNDGYYVVPTASGTCGAGTFSGNTYTTDVIMQDCWVAFSFVEEKEEPVIPESSPKLKKTGQTTSYADYDDGWYQAGVEPSYSRANDIVTDEVTGLMWQDDADAGSVEKDWQGAIDYCDALSLGGHSDWRLPSIEELETIVDFGRVLPSIDLIFQNVDNSYYWSSTTNAYNNLIFPNAAWSVSFSYGNSGSHDNKSNTNFLRCVRSGE from the coding sequence ATGAAAAAGTCTAATCTTTGGCAGTTCGTAATTGTTATTATTATTACAGCATTAACGCTTTCTATCACAGCTTGCGGTGGGGGCGGTGGCGGAGGTTCGTCATCCGGCGGCGATGACGGCGGGGGTGGTAACGATAGTATAACAACTTATGCGATCAGCGGTCAAATAAATGGACTGCAGGGGATTCTAAAGATTTCAAACAATGGTAGTGTATTAACGCTTAATGAAGGTGACTCAGACTTTCAGTTTTCAGAAAAGTATCCTGACGGTTCTAGCTATAACGTAACTGTAGACTCTCAGCCATCAGGATATGAATGCACAGTTACTAATGGCAAAGGTGTTATAGACTCAGGTAATATTACTAATGTATATATCAACTGCCTTAGCTATTCTGATAAAAGAGTTAAGTTGTCAGAAAACTCTACTAATCTTATAAGCTCAATGGATAATGATTCGATTATTTTTTCAGGCACAACAAACGAGTTGAAAGGTATTCAACAGGGTGATGTTATTGTTGCTCAAGCTGATAAAAAGGCAGAGTATGGAGTGTTTAGAAAAGTTGTATCTGTTAGTGATGTTGGCGGAAATGTGGTAGTTGAGACTGAACAAGCACTCGTTACTGATGTTGTGCAAGACGGAAAGTTCAAGTCAGTAGAAGACATATCTCCTGATAGTCTGATTGAAACCAGATATAAAAATGAAAAACTTAAAGGAAAGATCAAAACAAGAAGCGTATACGGGGCTGAAGATTATTGCAACAATAAAAAAACTGACTATGTTACTGATTTTGAAGATGTTGAAGTATCAGATGGCATTTTTGTTAGCGGGTGTTATGGATTTAGTCTAAAACTTGAGAAAGAATTAGATATTGGATTTGGAAGAATAAAGCTTTTCAGGCTGGCCTATGAAGTTGCTTCAGCTAATGCTACTGAAATTTCTATAACAGCATCATCCGACACAGAAAGGATTACTTTCGAAGAAACATTAATAAGCTATACATTTTTTACACCTCTCGGGTATATTCCGGCAACCACTGTTGTAGGTATAGCCCTTTCGGGGAGTTCAGATGGTGAAATAACTCTTAGTGCAGGCGTGTCAAGATCAAACTCTAATAAAATCGGTTTTGAACTAAAAGATGGAGATATCAATGTTATTAAAGAAAATAAAGCAGATTTTAATGTCTATGGTCCTGATTTAGAGGGTTTCAGTTTTATTGGGTCAGTCGGAGTAGGACCAGAGCTTGCTTATAAGATTGGTGGAATGGTTGGCCCCCAGATCGCTCTCACAGGTTATGTTGGAACAGAGGTTGATATTAACCAGAACCCATGGTGGAAAATATTGGCAGGAGCTAAACTTACTTTGGATGTAGTATTAAGTGATCCAGGCTTGATTCCCGGGTTAGGTTTTATGGATTTCGGCGTAGATATCAATCTTGGTTCTCATACACTCGTTGAAAAAATCTTAAAACAGTCAGCTGGAGGTTATGAAAATATAGAATACAATGTAACAGCATCAGCTGGAGCAGGAGGTTCTGTAAGCCCACCTTCTAAAACAGTTGTTGAGGGTGAAACGGCCTCATTCTATGTGACTCCCGATACTGACTATGCCATAAACAATGACTATGTTGGTGGAACGTGCCCTGAAGGTTCATGGAGTGGTTCAACATATACAACCGGATCAGTTAATTCAGACTGTTCAGTAGAATTCTATTTCAATTATGTAGGTATAACAACATATAACGTAACAGCCAGTGCCGGAACAGGCGGTTCAGTCAGCCCGTCATCAATAACAGTCGAAGAGGATGATACTGCTTCGTTCACAGTTTCAGCAGACAGTGGGTATACAATTGATAAATATGATGTCGGCGGAACATGCCCCTCCGGCTCATGGAACGGTTCAATATATACTACTGGCTCAATAAGCTCAAGCTGTTCAGTAAGTTTCAGTTTCGATGTTGAAGTTTCAGCATATAGTGTAACAGCCTCAGCCGGAGTTGGTGGTTCAGTGACTCCATCATACAGGGCTGTTGTAGAGGGAGACACTGCTTCATTTACCGTTTCAGCAAATAACGGTTATACAACAGATAAAAACAGTGTAGGCGGAACTTGTCCATTTGGTTCATGGAGTGGCTCAACATATACTACTGGAGCAATAAGCTCTAATTGCTCAATAAGTTTCAGCTTCAATGAGGATTATGATGATTCAGCTGAAAGACTTGTTTCTAATGAGGCTGTAGCAGATCTTTCAGGAAGTATAGAGAGTAAAAAGTATTTTTATATTGAAGTCCCAGAAAACGCAATTGATCTTGAGTTCTGGACATATGGAGGAACGGGAGATGTTGATATATACATTAGTCATGAAGTTTTGCCTACACTTGGGGACTTCGACTATAGAGGTTACACTGATGGAAACAGCGAAATGGTCGGTATTGACAATCCTGAAGAAGGTCGATGGTATTTAATGCTTTATGGTTTTGCTAGCTACTCCGGTGTATCAGCTTATGCAGAGTATGAGAGTAGGGATGTAGAGACGGAGTTTACTGTGACAGCACGTGTAAATAATACTGGAACTGTAACTCCAGAGACAGCAGTTGTTGTTGAAGGGGAAAGGGCTGAGTTCGTTCTTGTTCCAAACGATGGTTACTATGTTGTCCCCACTGCATCGGGAACATGCGGTGCAGGTACTTTTAGCGGAAATACCTATACTACAGATGTGATCATGCAAGACTGCTGGGTAGCCTTCAGTTTTGTGGAGGAAAAGGAAGAGCCTGTGATACCGGAGTCTAGTCCGAAACTGAAGAAAACCGGACAGACAACTTCCTACGCAGATTATGATGACGGCTGGTATCAAGCTGGTGTTGAGCCGAGCTACAGCAGAGCGAATGATATCGTTACAGACGAAGTGACCGGGCTTATGTGGCAGGATGATGCGGATGCAGGTTCAGTAGAAAAAGACTGGCAGGGTGCTATCGATTACTGCGATGCACTTAGCCTTGGGGGACATTCCGACTGGAGACTCCCGTCAATTGAAGAACTGGAAACTATAGTGGATTTTGGCAGAGTTTTACCTTCAATTGATCTAATTTTCCAAAATGTAGATAATTCGTACTATTGGTCGTCCACTACAAATGCCTATAATAATCTTATATTTCCAAATGCTGCATGGAGTGTGAGCTTCAGCTACGGCAATAGTGGTAGCCACGACAATAAGTCCAATACAAACTTCTTACGTTGTGTTCGTTCCGGAGAGTGA
- a CDS encoding helix-turn-helix transcriptional regulator, giving the protein MLNERKKVTAREVADELDVSLRTAQRYMSDMSYLPGVCYDEDTHEWFLAEKYHLSDSYISSVELNILNALFEYAKKITNKDSSIIDKLRRKIITASASRPMVSIIGDDSEDFDGLQDKIELLEKYIDASEEISFYYTNKEKSYTVSPLRFIFHNGFWYLAAKHDGVIKKFTLEYIESVKPTGKAFIVNSEEYEHAIDSAKSIFFGDTERCEVVVTLGNAVADYFRRKEFLPSQRIIGENEDGIVISFEPGNRYECVNLLIGWLPHVRIDSPHEYREEFLKVLNDTVAFNNRASDKK; this is encoded by the coding sequence TTGCTTAACGAGAGAAAGAAAGTTACTGCCAGAGAGGTTGCTGATGAGCTGGATGTAAGCCTCAGAACCGCTCAGAGGTACATGTCTGACATGAGTTATCTGCCTGGTGTTTGTTATGATGAGGACACCCATGAGTGGTTTTTGGCTGAGAAGTACCATCTAAGCGACAGCTATATAAGCTCAGTTGAGCTCAATATCCTTAATGCACTCTTTGAGTATGCGAAGAAGATAACCAATAAAGACAGCTCAATAATCGACAAACTGAGGCGTAAGATAATCACAGCTTCTGCATCCAGACCGATGGTGAGTATTATCGGTGATGACTCAGAGGATTTTGACGGTTTGCAGGATAAAATTGAGCTTCTTGAGAAGTATATAGATGCATCAGAAGAGATAAGCTTTTACTATACGAACAAAGAAAAGAGTTACACAGTAAGCCCGCTCAGGTTTATCTTCCATAACGGTTTCTGGTATCTGGCCGCTAAGCACGACGGAGTTATTAAGAAGTTTACCCTTGAATATATCGAGTCGGTTAAACCGACTGGTAAAGCTTTCATTGTTAATTCAGAAGAGTACGAACATGCCATAGACAGTGCGAAAAGCATATTCTTTGGTGATACTGAGCGATGTGAGGTCGTTGTCACTTTAGGTAATGCAGTCGCAGACTATTTCAGGCGAAAGGAGTTTTTGCCCAGTCAACGGATCATCGGCGAGAATGAGGACGGAATCGTTATCAGTTTTGAGCCAGGAAACAGATATGAATGCGTTAACCTGCTTATCGGCTGGCTACCCCATGTGCGTATAGACAGCCCCCATGAGTATAGAGAAGAGTTCCTCAAGGTGCTTAATGATACCGTTGCATTCAATAACCGAGCCAGCGACAAGAAATGA
- a CDS encoding pyridoxamine 5'-phosphate oxidase family protein — translation MNELNNKKLQAENEMDDIIKRRVYGNGVTEITEELREKMIEIISSCKDMAISTIREDGWPQANTVGFVNMDENIFFETFAGSSKAKNIERDPRVSIAIWPPYENVGNGCGISMAAYAEKVTDEATAKECSRLLLEKMPELAEISYNDGDPVFPDPNITKYRLRPVVISILDFEKGFGHADFVVMNEEFER, via the coding sequence ATGAACGAATTGAATAACAAAAAGCTGCAGGCGGAAAATGAGATGGACGATATCATCAAAAGAAGGGTTTATGGAAACGGAGTCACCGAAATTACCGAGGAGCTGCGCGAAAAAATGATTGAAATTATTTCGTCCTGCAAGGATATGGCCATCTCAACGATCCGTGAAGACGGCTGGCCGCAGGCCAACACCGTCGGCTTTGTAAACATGGATGAAAACATCTTCTTTGAAACGTTCGCAGGCTCGTCCAAAGCGAAAAATATTGAACGGGATCCTCGCGTCTCCATCGCCATCTGGCCACCCTATGAAAATGTGGGCAATGGTTGTGGGATATCCATGGCGGCATATGCCGAAAAAGTAACCGATGAAGCCACTGCGAAGGAGTGCAGCCGGTTGTTGCTCGAAAAGATGCCGGAGCTTGCTGAAATTTCCTATAACGATGGCGATCCGGTTTTTCCCGACCCCAACATCACCAAGTATCGCCTTCGCCCGGTCGTGATCTCAATCCTCGACTTCGAGAAGGGATTTGGCCATGCTGATTTTGTTGTGATGAATGAAGAATTCGAACGATGA
- a CDS encoding IS30 family transposase: MKNYTHLTREQRYQIYVLRKTGHSQTDIADLLKVHKSTISRELRRNTGGRGYRPKQAHRKAIERRMDKVPRRIAQTEWYFVERLLLEDWSPEQVSNWLNQNYGINVSHERIYQHILEDKSHGGTLYTHLRCRRKRRKRYGVYERRGEIHGKLSIEQRPSIVEEKARFGDWEVDTVIGKGNKQAIVSLIERKSYLTLIRKVERKTAVLVTKAVIEMLKPISHLVHTITSDNGKEFAGHAEISEILGAEFYFAHPYASWERGINENTNGLIRQYVPKSRMLESVDDIEIQNIMQKLNNRPRKATGYKTPNQILFSIDPVALAS, translated from the coding sequence ATGAAGAACTATACACACCTGACCCGTGAACAAAGGTACCAGATTTATGTGCTGAGGAAAACCGGACATTCTCAGACGGACATAGCTGATTTGCTTAAAGTACATAAATCTACCATCAGCCGAGAGTTACGCAGAAACACAGGAGGTCGTGGTTATCGCCCAAAGCAAGCTCATCGCAAAGCTATTGAACGAAGAATGGACAAGGTCCCAAGACGGATTGCACAAACTGAATGGTATTTTGTTGAACGTCTTCTGCTTGAAGACTGGAGCCCTGAGCAGGTGAGCAATTGGCTAAATCAAAATTATGGAATAAACGTAAGTCATGAGCGTATCTACCAGCACATTCTTGAAGATAAAAGTCATGGTGGAACACTTTATACTCACCTGCGTTGCCGAAGAAAACGCAGGAAGCGATATGGTGTTTATGAACGCAGAGGAGAGATACATGGCAAGTTAAGCATTGAGCAGCGTCCAAGTATTGTAGAAGAGAAAGCGAGATTCGGAGACTGGGAAGTGGATACAGTTATAGGAAAAGGGAACAAGCAGGCGATTGTTTCTCTTATTGAGCGGAAGTCTTATCTGACACTTATACGCAAGGTAGAAAGAAAGACTGCTGTACTGGTGACAAAAGCGGTTATAGAAATGTTGAAACCGATATCACACCTAGTCCATACAATCACTTCCGATAACGGGAAAGAGTTTGCAGGACATGCCGAAATATCTGAGATACTAGGGGCTGAATTCTACTTTGCTCATCCATATGCTTCGTGGGAACGCGGAATAAACGAAAATACAAACGGACTCATTAGGCAGTATGTACCAAAGAGTAGGATGCTTGAAAGTGTTGATGATATAGAGATTCAGAATATTATGCAGAAACTAAACAACAGACCAAGAAAAGCAACTGGATATAAAACTCCTAACCAGATACTATTCTCTATAGACCCCGTTGCACTTGCTAGTTGA
- a CDS encoding DUF4440 domain-containing protein: MTAHTTSIDEIMELERETCRRFRSGDIDFCMDQFAENVALLNPGSKILAGKEHERAALTAAMETEGLEMSWEPTEVHVSASEDMAYVIGIINIKTPDNVVMTEKYVTIYKKIDGQWKLALQIRNSNQ; this comes from the coding sequence ATGACCGCACATACCACAAGCATAGATGAAATCATGGAACTTGAACGTGAAACGTGTCGACGATTCCGATCCGGAGATATCGATTTTTGCATGGACCAGTTCGCCGAGAACGTAGCGCTGCTTAACCCCGGCTCAAAAATTCTTGCCGGGAAGGAACACGAACGGGCGGCTTTAACAGCAGCGATGGAAACAGAAGGCCTTGAGATGTCCTGGGAGCCGACGGAAGTACATGTCAGCGCATCTGAGGATATGGCCTACGTCATTGGAATCATTAATATCAAAACACCGGACAATGTTGTGATGACGGAGAAATACGTGACGATCTACAAGAAGATCGATGGCCAATGGAAACTCGCACTGCAAATCCGCAACTCTAACCAATAA
- a CDS encoding DUF1566 domain-containing protein, with the protein MKKIHLVMIVMLLMTSQVIAELTRNDSNETVTDSLTGLMWQDDSYAASVKKNWQGAIDYCETLTLGGYNDWLLPNKRELLSIADRSKSGPAIDNTFHNYSSTYYVDYWSSTTDAGNSNNAWGVYFGDGGYSFNFLKSGTRYVRCVRPGQ; encoded by the coding sequence ATGAAAAAGATCCATTTGGTTATGATCGTGATGCTTTTAATGACATCTCAAGTGATTGCTGAGCTGACAAGGAACGATTCGAATGAAACAGTAACTGACAGCTTAACCGGTCTAATGTGGCAGGATGATTCTTATGCAGCTTCAGTCAAAAAAAACTGGCAGGGAGCTATAGACTACTGCGAAACATTAACTCTCGGCGGGTATAACGACTGGCTGCTGCCTAATAAGAGAGAGCTTCTTTCAATTGCAGACAGGTCAAAATCTGGACCTGCAATTGATAATACATTTCATAACTATTCTTCTACCTACTATGTGGACTATTGGTCGTCCACTACGGATGCCGGTAATAGTAATAATGCATGGGGAGTGTACTTCGGAGACGGCGGCTACAGCTTCAACTTCCTTAAGTCGGGTACACGTTATGTTCGCTGTGTTCGTCCCGGACAGTGA
- a CDS encoding isocitrate lyase/PEP mutase family protein, with the protein MNFKEMHNQDKPLILCNVWNAASAQAAEKAGFLAIGTSSGAIAGSMGYEDGEVITLSEMMHIVKSIAQATSLPFTVDFESGYSTDPAEVARNIEALAEIGVVGINLEDSRGSADRSLIPAEVYAENLETIRSLLQASDTEMFINARIDTYIMGVPDALAETQRRIKLYEEAGADGVFVPFVQSTDDISVLAKSTDLPLNVLPLPQFPDFDGLSKLGVRRISLADFLFKHMTTAMESAFSEVANGESCSSLFAGQK; encoded by the coding sequence ATGAACTTTAAAGAAATGCATAATCAGGACAAGCCGCTCATCCTGTGCAACGTATGGAATGCGGCCAGTGCACAGGCGGCAGAGAAAGCCGGATTCTTGGCCATCGGAACCTCAAGCGGGGCGATTGCCGGATCGATGGGTTATGAAGACGGCGAAGTAATCACGCTCTCTGAAATGATGCATATCGTCAAAAGTATCGCTCAGGCCACAAGCCTGCCTTTTACGGTGGATTTTGAGTCTGGATACAGTACGGATCCTGCCGAAGTTGCGCGGAACATCGAGGCCCTTGCGGAAATCGGTGTGGTAGGTATTAACCTTGAGGACAGTCGCGGAAGTGCCGACCGGTCTTTGATACCTGCGGAAGTATATGCGGAAAACCTCGAAACAATTCGATCGCTGCTCCAAGCGTCCGATACCGAAATGTTTATCAACGCACGAATCGACACGTATATCATGGGCGTACCCGATGCGCTTGCCGAAACACAGCGCCGCATCAAACTGTACGAAGAGGCCGGCGCGGACGGTGTTTTTGTTCCTTTCGTTCAAAGCACCGATGATATTTCCGTGTTGGCCAAGTCAACAGACCTGCCCCTCAATGTATTGCCACTGCCCCAGTTCCCTGACTTTGACGGCTTGAGCAAGCTGGGAGTGCGCCGGATCAGCCTGGCGGATTTCCTGTTCAAGCATATGACCACGGCCATGGAATCCGCGTTTAGTGAAGTTGCGAACGGGGAATCGTGTTCGAGTCTCTTTGCAGGACAGAAATAA
- a CDS encoding IS30 family transposase: protein MSHKHLSIRDREILERLLRQGYSQRKISAILGITQSAVSQEISRNKDCCNRYRAKASHSRALRRRKKTKGGFRKDKGFLLNYVREKLEQHWSPEQISGRLKRDYPCESDKHISFKSIYLWVRKGIDHEYRDVPLRGYHKYFRTHRGRKRTIGIKAGSRSAKTDLPRIEDRPEEGFGVWESDLISGYNKSGYIATFVERSTGFIWAEKLENKSIKEYNRSAIECIRRFGSSKFKSITVDRGKEFYGYKSVGVQFYFCNPMSPNERALNENMNGLLRQYFPKRTSFKDVKSEDVYRAVEEINNRPKKRFGYMTTMEVLDSMGIEM, encoded by the coding sequence ATGAGCCATAAGCATCTTAGCATTAGAGATCGAGAAATACTAGAGCGTCTACTTCGCCAGGGATACTCACAACGTAAAATATCCGCAATATTAGGCATTACACAATCTGCTGTAAGTCAGGAAATCAGTCGTAATAAGGATTGCTGTAACAGATATCGAGCTAAAGCATCCCACTCTCGAGCCTTACGTAGGCGCAAAAAGACTAAGGGCGGATTTCGTAAGGATAAGGGATTTTTGTTAAACTATGTCCGAGAGAAACTAGAACAACACTGGTCACCGGAGCAGATATCCGGTCGTTTAAAGAGAGATTATCCGTGTGAGTCAGATAAACATATATCATTTAAGAGCATATATTTATGGGTACGCAAGGGTATTGACCATGAGTACAGGGATGTTCCCTTACGTGGCTACCACAAGTATTTCAGGACACACCGAGGTCGTAAACGCACTATAGGTATAAAGGCAGGAAGTCGTTCAGCCAAGACAGACCTTCCTCGCATTGAGGACCGTCCAGAAGAGGGTTTTGGAGTATGGGAGAGCGATCTTATAAGTGGTTACAACAAAAGCGGTTATATAGCAACTTTTGTAGAGAGAAGTACTGGTTTTATATGGGCTGAGAAACTTGAGAACAAGTCTATAAAAGAATATAACCGCTCAGCAATAGAGTGTATAAGGCGCTTTGGCAGCTCTAAGTTTAAATCCATAACAGTAGATAGAGGTAAAGAGTTTTACGGTTATAAGTCAGTAGGAGTACAGTTCTATTTCTGCAATCCGATGAGTCCTAATGAAAGAGCACTTAACGAAAACATGAACGGGCTTCTTCGGCAGTATTTTCCGAAGAGAACAAGCTTTAAAGATGTAAAGAGTGAAGATGTATACAGGGCAGTAGAAGAGATCAACAATAGGCCTAAGAAAAGATTTGGGTATATGACAACTATGGAAGTACTTGATAGCATGGGCATAGAGATGTGA